One Punica granatum isolate Tunisia-2019 chromosome 3, ASM765513v2, whole genome shotgun sequence genomic window carries:
- the LOC116201591 gene encoding pathogenesis-related protein PR-1-like, which translates to MNTLFLLLLLVLAVSTALAAPARPRSSTAGQFLQPHNVARAALREPPLVWDSKLAKYAQRWANQRRWDCTLKHSNGPYGENIFWGSGNGWNPAQAVTTWVSERRWYNYWRNTCSRGQMCGHYTQIVWKGTRRLGCAVVTCYGGRGTFMICNYDPPGNYIGQRPY; encoded by the coding sequence ATGAACACtcttttcctcctcctcttgtTGGTGCTGGCCGTTTCCACGGCGCTCGCGGCCCCAGCCCGTCCCAGATCGAGCACCGCGGGGCAGTTCCTGCAGCCCCACAATGTGGCCCGGGCCGCCCTCAGGGAGCCTCCACTGGTGTGGGACTCGAAGCTGGCAAAGTACGCCCAGCGGTGGGCAAACCAGCGGCGGTGGGACTGCACTCTGAAACACTCCAACGGGCCTTACGGGGAGAACATATTCTGGGGTAGCGGGAATGGGTGGAACCCGGCACAGGCAGTGACGACGTGGGTATCGGAGCGGCGGTGGTACAACTACTGGAGGAACACCTGTTCCAGAGGGCAGATGTGTGGCCACTACACGCAGATCGTTTGGAAGGGGACTCGGAGGCTCGGGTGCGCCGTGGTGACCTGCTACGGTGGTAGAGGCACTTTCATGATATGCAACTATGATCCTCCGGGGAATTACATTGGACAGAGGCCATACTGA
- the LOC116201590 gene encoding pathogenesis-related protein PR-1-like: protein MNYLYNKSCPRSPSPQRPFQTMRNYHSLPLPLLFVLILPIASLLVVSTDASTAHYYSKPLSSSSSPSLDQLRPLKNADNETIYRASKQLCWNCIGESLQFLFYQNLVRASKWELPLMWDSDLERYARWWAGQRKLDCKPEHSFPENDFKLGENIYWGSGSSWGPRDAVSAWADEEKYYTYETNSCESGKVCGHYTQIVWKTTRRIGCARVVCDDGDVFMTCNYDPVGNYIGERPY from the exons ATGAATTACTTATACAACAAAAGCTGTCCGCGGTCTCCCTCTCCCCAACGCCCATTCCAGACAATGAGGAATTACCACTCCCTGCCTCTGCCACTCCTCTTCGTCCTTATACTTCCCATAGCTTCCTTATTAGTTGTCTCAACCGATGCTTCCACTGCCCATTATTATTCCAAGCCGCTTTCGTCTTCGTCGTCTCCATCCCTGGACCAGCTCCGGCCACTCAAGAATGCAGACAACGAGACCATCTACAGAGCGTCGAAGCAGCTCTGCTGGAACTGCATAGGGGAGTCATTACAGTTCCTCTTCTACCAGAACCTGGTCCGAGCCTCCAAGTGGGAGCTCCCTCTCATGTGGGACTCCGACCTCGAGCGCTACGCTAG GTGGTGGGCCGGGCAGAGGAAATTGGACTGCAAGCCCGAGCACTCGTTCCCGGAGAACGACTTCAAGCTCGGTGAGAACATATACTGGGGCAGTGGTTCCTCGTGGGGTCCGCGTGACGCGGTGAGCGCTTGGGCCGACGAGGAGAAATACTACACCTACGAGACCAACTCGTGCGAGTCGGGGAAGGTGTGCGGGCACTACACGCAGATCGTGTGGAAGACCACGAGGCGGATCGGGTGCGCCCGGGTCGTGTGCGATGACGGGGATGTGTTCATGACCTGCAACTACGATCCTGTTGGGAATTATATTGGCGAGCGGCCCTATTAA
- the LOC116200021 gene encoding uncharacterized protein LOC116200021 → MILLKPHFQAQILIPRQLNFAEFPSPGLGLGLVSRSRSRIGLQSKSKKKLCKVEFLKEMGAGCFKEAKDIKGLKVEFDSGGQDYFDDAASVSPEHLVIMVNGIIGSSEDWKYAAEQFVKERPDKVIVHRSECNYSKLTFDGVDLMGNRLAEEVKGVIRHRPGVRKISFVAHSLGGLVARYAIGRLYEENLQLQSTGNASPNEDQANSLMQPIEHPFEARIAGLEPMNFITVATPHLGSRGHKQLPFLCGLPFLERKAPQTAHLIAGRSGKHLFLTDHDEGKPPLLLRMVNDTDDLKFMSALRAFKRRVAYANVNFDQVVGWGTSSIRRQSELPKSNLLVVDKKYPHIVYIEKSASEGVHSRASPAVIERNIDLEEEMIRGLTQVPWERVDVSFHKSRQRYIAHNTILVKTYWLNSDGADVVFHMIDNFLL, encoded by the exons ATGATCCTCCTGAAACCCCACTTCCAGGCACAGATTCTGATCCCCAGGCAGCTCAATTTCGCGGAATTCCCTAGTCCCGGTCTCGGTCTCGGTCTCGTGTCCCGATCCCGATCCAGAATCGGTTTGCAGTCCAAGAGCAAGAAGAAGCTCTGCAAGGTGGagtttttaaaagaaatggGTGCTGGGTGTTTCAAGGAAGCTAAGGATATTAAGGGGCTGAAGGTGGAGTTCGATAGCGGCGGGCAGGACTACTTCGACGATGCCGCTTCTGTTTCTCCCGAGCACCTTGTGATCATGGTTAATGGGATCATTGGAAG TTCTGAAGATTGGAAATATGCTGCTGAGCAGTTTGTGAAGGAGCGTCCTGATAAAGTGATTGTGCACC GCAGTGAATGCAACTACTCAAAGTTGACTTTTGACGGTGTAGACCTGATGGGCAATAGACTAGCAGAGGAG GTGAAAGGTGTTATTAGACACAGGCCCGGGGTTCGAAAGATATCCTTTGTTGCTCATTCCTTGGGGGGACTTGTCGCAAGGTATGCTATTGGCAGGCTTTATGAGGAAAACCTGCAATTACAATCGACAGGTAACGCCTCTCCCAATGAAGATCAAGCAAATTCTTTAATGCAACCAATTGAGCACCCTTTTGAAGCTCGAATCGCCGGCTTAGAACCCATGAACTTCATTACTGTTGCAACTCCACATCTTGGATCAAGGGGACACAAACAG TTGCCATTCCTTTGTGGTCTTCCCTTTCTCGAGAGGAAAGCACCTCAAACTGCTCATCTGATTGCTGGAAGGTCCGGGAAACATCTCTTCCTTACCGACCATGATGAAGGGAaacctcctcttcttcttcgaatGGTAAATGATACTGATGACCTCAAATTCAT GTCTGCTTTACGAGCATTCAAGCGTCGCGTGGCATAtgcaaatgtaaattttgaCC AGGTTGTTGGGTGGGGAACCTCATCGATTAGACGACAAAGTGAACTCCCTAAG TCCAATCTTCTGGTGGTAGATAAGAAATACCCTCACATTGTTTACATCGAGAAAAGTGCCTCGGAGGGCGTCCATTCTAGAGCATCCCCTGCAGTGATTGAACGGAACATTGATTTGGAAG AAGAGATGATTAGAGGTCTTACACAAGTGCCTTGGGAGCGGGTCGACGTCAGCTTTCACAAAAGCAGACAGCGATATATCGCACATAATACCATTTTG GTGAAGACTTACTGGCTAAATTCTGATGGCGCGGATGTAGTATTCCATATGATAGACAACTTCCTTCTATAG
- the LOC116200242 gene encoding ADP-ribosylation factor 1, giving the protein MGIMFTRLFSSLFGNREARILVLGLDNAGKTTILYRLQMGEVVSTIPTIGFNVETVQYNNIKFQVWDLGGQTSIRPYWRCYFPNTQAIIYVVDSSDTDRLVIAKDEFHAILEEEELRGAVVLIFANKQDLPGALDDAAIAEALELHKIKNRQWAIFKTSAIKGEGLFEGLDWLSNTLKSGGG; this is encoded by the exons ATGGGTATCATGTTCACTCGGCTGTTCTCCTCTCTGTTCGGCAACAGAGAGGCTCGGATCCTCGTGCTTGGCCTCGACAATGCCGGAAAAACCACCATCCTTT ATCGTCTGCAGATGGGCGAGGTTGTGTCGACTATTCCAA CAATTGGATTTAACGTGGAAACCGTGCAGTATAACAACATCAAGTTTCAAGTCTGGGATCTAG GTGGGCAAACAAGTATCAG GCCATATTGGAGATGCTATTTTCCAAACACGCAAGCCATAATTTATGTTGTTGATTCGAGCGACACAGATAGACTAGTAATTGCCAAAGATGAGTTCCATGCAATCCTGGAG GAAGAAGAGTTAAGAGGAGCTGTTGTACTGATCTTTGCCAACAAGCAG GATCTCCCTGGAGCACTTGACGATGCTGCAATCGCTGAGGCTCTGGAGTTGCATAAGATCAAGAATCGCCAGTGGGCTATCTTCAAAACCTCTGCTATCAAAGGAGAAGGGCTATTTGAAGGCTTGGACTG GTTAAGTAATACATTGAAGTCGGGAGGAGGCTAA
- the LOC116200020 gene encoding CBL-interacting serine/threonine-protein kinase 21-like isoform X2, protein MKLLHHPNIVRIHEVIGSKTKIYIVMEYVSGGQLSDKLSYVGKFGENEARKLFQRLIDVVDYCHNRGVCHRDLKPENVLLDSNGNVKVTDFGLSALRKPGKMLSTACGSPCYVAPELLANRGYDGTAADIWSCGVILFELLAGNLPFDDRNLMNLYRKISRAEYKCPSWFTENQKQLLSRILQPDPKKRITIHEIIEDPWFQINYIPSHGYEHDERKYLDDVTAAFDTLEDNKETERVMPKSSSFINAFQLIAMSDDLDLSGLFEEEDENKQKTKLGSKNTINDTFEKIEAAANDLSLSVQRLNNRITMHPAQNLTRCWPQSHNLSAEVIEVAPAHCVVEISKSAGELGVYKEFCKSLSSLLTEKSSIASPGSKFNRGQRPWPRSRKF, encoded by the exons ATGAAGCTTCTGCACCATCCCAACATTGTAAGAATACACGAG GTTATCGGGTCAAAAACGAAGATATACATAGTGATGGAATACGTGTCGGGCGGACAACTCTCGGACAAACTG TCTTATGTCGGAAAGTTTGGTGAGAACGAGGCGAGAAAGCTCTTCCAACGGTTAATTGATGTTGTGGACTATTGCCACAACAGAGGAGTCTGCCACAGAGATCTCAAG CCAGAAAACGTGCTTTTGGATAGCAACGGGAACGTGAAAGTCACCGACTTTGGAttaagtgcattgcgaaag CCCGGGAAGATGCTATCCACAGCATGCGGGTCTCCGTGCTATGTAGCACCAGAG CTACTTGCAAATAGAGGGTACGATGGAACAGCTGCAGATATCTGGTCGTGTGGGGTGATCCTCTTTGAGTTACTTGCCGGTAATTTGCCGTTTGATGATCGGAACCTCATGAACCTGTACAGAAAG ATATCGAGAGCAGAGTACAAGTGCCCGAGTTGGTTTACTGAAAATCAGAAGCAACTACTCTCACGAATACTTCAACCGGACCCAAAGAAG CGGATCACAATACATGAGATAATCGAGGACCCGTGGTTCCAGATTAACTACATACCTTCTCATGGATATGAACACGACGAGAGGAAATATCTTGATGATGTCACTGCAGCTTTTGATACACTAGAG GACAATAAGGAGACAGAGAGAGTGATGCCAAAGTCCTCAAGCTTCATAAACGCCTTTCAACTGATAGCGATGTCTGACGATCTCGACTTATCGGGCCTTTTCGAAGAAGAA GATGAGAACAAACAGAAAACGAAGCTCGGGTCCAAGAATACAATTAATGACACCTTCGAGAAAATCGAAGCTGCTGCTAATGATCTCAGCCTATCAGTCCAACGACTAAACAACAGG ATTACGATGCATCCTGCCCAAAATCTTACAAGGTGTTGGCCTCAATCGCACAACTTATCAGCAGAG GTGATTGAAGTTGCTCCAGCTCACTGTGTTGTTGAAATATCAAAATCGGCAGGGGAGCTCGGCGTTTATAAAGAG TTCTGCAAGAGTTTATCGAGCCTGCTGACGGAAAAATCTAGCATTGCATCACCAGGTTCCAAATTTAACAGAGGACAGCGACCATGGCCAAGAAGCAGAAAG TTCTGA
- the LOC116200020 gene encoding CBL-interacting serine/threonine-protein kinase 21-like isoform X1, whose protein sequence is MGRGNNCIGKYRLGRTIGEGTFAKVKLAVDGSTGNQAAIKIINKQMVMDSNLKYQVQREIRTMKLLHHPNIVRIHEVIGSKTKIYIVMEYVSGGQLSDKLSYVGKFGENEARKLFQRLIDVVDYCHNRGVCHRDLKPENVLLDSNGNVKVTDFGLSALRKPGKMLSTACGSPCYVAPELLANRGYDGTAADIWSCGVILFELLAGNLPFDDRNLMNLYRKISRAEYKCPSWFTENQKQLLSRILQPDPKKRITIHEIIEDPWFQINYIPSHGYEHDERKYLDDVTAAFDTLEDNKETERVMPKSSSFINAFQLIAMSDDLDLSGLFEEEDENKQKTKLGSKNTINDTFEKIEAAANDLSLSVQRLNNRITMHPAQNLTRCWPQSHNLSAEVIEVAPAHCVVEISKSAGELGVYKEFCKSLSSLLTEKSSIASPGSKFNRGQRPWPRSRKF, encoded by the exons ATGGGACGCGGAAACAATTGCATCGGGAAGTACAGGTTGGGCAGGACAATCGGGGAGGGCACCTTTGCGAAGGTCAAGCTCGCCGTGGATGGATCAACTGGCAACCAAGCCGCCATCAAGATCATCAATAAGCAGATGGTCATGGACAGTAATCTCAAGTATCAG GTGCAAAGGGAGATAAGGACGATGAAGCTTCTGCACCATCCCAACATTGTAAGAATACACGAG GTTATCGGGTCAAAAACGAAGATATACATAGTGATGGAATACGTGTCGGGCGGACAACTCTCGGACAAACTG TCTTATGTCGGAAAGTTTGGTGAGAACGAGGCGAGAAAGCTCTTCCAACGGTTAATTGATGTTGTGGACTATTGCCACAACAGAGGAGTCTGCCACAGAGATCTCAAG CCAGAAAACGTGCTTTTGGATAGCAACGGGAACGTGAAAGTCACCGACTTTGGAttaagtgcattgcgaaag CCCGGGAAGATGCTATCCACAGCATGCGGGTCTCCGTGCTATGTAGCACCAGAG CTACTTGCAAATAGAGGGTACGATGGAACAGCTGCAGATATCTGGTCGTGTGGGGTGATCCTCTTTGAGTTACTTGCCGGTAATTTGCCGTTTGATGATCGGAACCTCATGAACCTGTACAGAAAG ATATCGAGAGCAGAGTACAAGTGCCCGAGTTGGTTTACTGAAAATCAGAAGCAACTACTCTCACGAATACTTCAACCGGACCCAAAGAAG CGGATCACAATACATGAGATAATCGAGGACCCGTGGTTCCAGATTAACTACATACCTTCTCATGGATATGAACACGACGAGAGGAAATATCTTGATGATGTCACTGCAGCTTTTGATACACTAGAG GACAATAAGGAGACAGAGAGAGTGATGCCAAAGTCCTCAAGCTTCATAAACGCCTTTCAACTGATAGCGATGTCTGACGATCTCGACTTATCGGGCCTTTTCGAAGAAGAA GATGAGAACAAACAGAAAACGAAGCTCGGGTCCAAGAATACAATTAATGACACCTTCGAGAAAATCGAAGCTGCTGCTAATGATCTCAGCCTATCAGTCCAACGACTAAACAACAGG ATTACGATGCATCCTGCCCAAAATCTTACAAGGTGTTGGCCTCAATCGCACAACTTATCAGCAGAG GTGATTGAAGTTGCTCCAGCTCACTGTGTTGTTGAAATATCAAAATCGGCAGGGGAGCTCGGCGTTTATAAAGAG TTCTGCAAGAGTTTATCGAGCCTGCTGACGGAAAAATCTAGCATTGCATCACCAGGTTCCAAATTTAACAGAGGACAGCGACCATGGCCAAGAAGCAGAAAG TTCTGA
- the LOC116200241 gene encoding uncharacterized protein At4g14100-like: MKLKFFLPALLHLALFQLISGSPKMSMNPSSDDPIPTPWPDRFHALLYMNLSKGNLQMSDLWYDWPRGRNVNIFQKQLGVVLYDIEWDNGTSFYYTTGERDGESCQVMEFGVGIPRPDFMLDGARYLGTELTDGGFLCHVWGKAEFIWYYEDVVSKRPVRWDFYDGISSHVMTFEEGAILNDSVTQAPSYCFNQDLELKARRCIDDFCTVNPLTGNSDRALLVSVLDQ; this comes from the exons ATGAAACTGAAGTTCTTTCTACCAGCCCTGCTCCATCTAGCTCTCTTCCAGCTGATCTCAGGTAGCCCGAAGATGAGCATGAACCCGAGTTCGGATGACCCTATCCCGACCCCATGGCCGGACCGGTTCCATGCGCTGCTCTACATGAACCTGAGCAAAGGGAACCTGCAGATGAGTGACCTGTGGTATGACTGGCCCAGGGGCAGGAACGTGAATATCTTCCAGAAGCAGCTGGGCGTGGTCCTCTACGACATTGAATGGGACAACGGAACGTCCTTCTACTACACAACCGGCGAAAGGGACGGGGAGAGCTGCCAGGTGATGGAGTTCGGGGTTGGGATCCCCCGGCCCGACTTCATGCTCGATGGAGCAAGGTATCTGGGCACCGAGCTGACTGATGGCGGGTTCCTGTGTCACGTGTGGGGGAAGGCCGAGTTTATCTGGTACTACGAGGATGTCGTGTCGAAGAGGCCCGTGCGCTGGGATTTCTACGATG gaaTTTCGTCGCATGTTATGACATTCGAGGAGGGCGCAATTCTCAATGATTCGGTGACTCAAGCTCCTTCATATTGCTTCAATCAAGATCTCGAGCTTAAGGCGCGTCGCTGCATCGATGACTTTTGTACAGTGAATCCTCTCACAGGAAATTCTGATCGGGCCTTACTAGTTAGTGTCCTCGATCAATGA